One Nostoc sp. UHCC 0302 DNA window includes the following coding sequences:
- a CDS encoding HU family DNA-binding protein: MNKGELVDAVEAKANVTKKQADEIISAFLEVVTEAVANGEKITLVGFGSFERRERAEREGRNPKTNEPMTIPATKVPAFSAGKLFKEKVAP, from the coding sequence ATGAACAAAGGTGAACTAGTGGATGCTGTAGAAGCAAAAGCCAACGTCACGAAAAAGCAAGCTGATGAAATCATCAGTGCTTTTTTAGAAGTCGTGACCGAAGCTGTAGCAAACGGGGAGAAGATAACGCTCGTAGGGTTTGGGTCATTTGAGCGGCGTGAACGTGCCGAGCGTGAGGGGCGTAATCCCAAAACCAATGAGCCAATGACTATCCCGGCTACCAAAGTACCTGCGTTTTCTGCTGGGAAGCTGTTCAAAGAAAAAGTAGCGCCATAG
- a CDS encoding KilA-N domain-containing protein, with translation MDAITIISRQVNGSVVKQRRCDGYVNATALASAYKLATGKRRDVSEWLENKRTKETLSHLSSNTGIPVFELYQVFQGSPLHGGGTWIHPKLAVRFGIWLSDEFGYLVEQWVEEWVVNGQPTVGDSKVLELESKLETAMEAITQLQAQIQNLLPPSSDFIPPGWDAEVWDKLPPQDKRHFRFLFRRRCFRPSGQGSNEPLALSHVTVEQLRQKQKNEVERLVGEISSQEKQQLQAAKQEMLRRFWAESPDEDVPF, from the coding sequence ATGGATGCAATAACAATTATTTCACGACAAGTAAATGGCTCAGTTGTCAAACAACGTCGATGTGATGGTTATGTCAACGCCACGGCTTTAGCCAGTGCTTACAAATTAGCTACAGGCAAGCGGCGCGATGTTAGTGAATGGCTAGAAAATAAACGTACAAAAGAGACGCTTTCGCATCTGAGTTCAAATACGGGAATTCCCGTGTTTGAGTTATATCAAGTGTTTCAAGGCTCTCCCCTTCACGGAGGCGGCACTTGGATTCATCCGAAGCTAGCAGTCAGATTTGGCATTTGGCTTTCGGATGAGTTCGGCTATCTGGTCGAGCAGTGGGTTGAAGAATGGGTGGTGAATGGCCAGCCAACTGTCGGGGATTCCAAAGTTTTGGAATTGGAAAGCAAATTAGAAACGGCAATGGAAGCTATCACCCAGCTACAAGCCCAAATCCAGAATCTGCTGCCCCCATCATCAGATTTTATACCCCCTGGCTGGGATGCCGAAGTCTGGGACAAGTTACCACCACAAGATAAACGTCACTTCAGGTTTTTGTTCCGCCGTCGCTGCTTCCGCCCTTCTGGGCAGGGCAGTAATGAGCCACTGGCATTATCCCATGTAACTGTTGAGCAGTTGAGACAGAAGCAGAAAAACGAGGTTGAGCGGTTGGTTGGAGAAATATCATCCCAGGAAAAACAGCAACTTCAGGCAGCAAAACAAGAGATGTTAAGACGCTTCTGGGCAGAAAGTCCGGATGAAGATGTGCCGTTTTAA
- a CDS encoding transposase → MSRPKRDLKAGFCYHITVRCNNREFRLTRLKCREVFLCAIKKAQGKYGFKLYTLCIMSNHVHYLIEPQQTENLPKIMHWLNWYTAMCFNRMLNRTGIFARNDIIALVFPTQIIDGL, encoded by the coding sequence ATGTCTCGCCCAAAACGTGACCTGAAAGCTGGATTTTGCTACCATATTACCGTCCGTTGCAACAATCGGGAATTTCGCCTCACTCGCCTGAAATGCCGTGAAGTCTTTCTCTGTGCCATTAAAAAAGCGCAAGGAAAGTACGGGTTTAAACTTTATACCCTGTGCATTATGTCAAATCATGTACATTATTTGATTGAACCCCAACAAACCGAAAACCTTCCCAAAATCATGCACTGGCTCAATTGGTACACTGCGATGTGTTTCAATCGGATGCTAAACCGCACAGGCATTTTTGCGAGAAACGATATCATAGCACTGGTTTTCCCAACACAGATCATCGACGGGCTTTGA
- a CDS encoding transposase, whose translation MNTLRYIHANPKAAGMQQGFFYNFSNYGTHDRLSNDGITQWHPAFLQLGRTLEDCAAKYRKFCQKYRPKAKPETRNHWGSNFLPSVMEGAKAKKSSPGQLGLPWNKQRATESTDVHEVATKFIQANCYQPPVPGIRFLKC comes from the coding sequence TTGAATACGCTGCGATACATTCACGCTAACCCAAAAGCCGCCGGAATGCAGCAAGGCTTTTTCTACAATTTCAGCAATTATGGCACTCATGACCGCTTGAGCAACGATGGCATTACTCAGTGGCATCCGGCATTTTTGCAATTGGGGCGAACTTTAGAGGACTGCGCGGCAAAATATCGCAAATTTTGTCAGAAATATAGACCCAAAGCCAAGCCAGAGACAAGGAATCACTGGGGTAGCAACTTTTTACCGTCGGTGATGGAGGGTGCAAAGGCGAAAAAGTCTTCGCCGGGGCAGTTGGGTTTACCCTGGAACAAGCAGAGAGCGACTGAGAGTACGGATGTACATGAGGTAGCAACAAAATTTATTCAAGCAAATTGTTATCAGCCCCCAGTGCCAGGTATCAGATTTTTGAAATGTTGA
- a CDS encoding AAA-like domain-containing protein, which produces MVDQYIFSGSLPENASTYVIREADAQLYEGLKAGKFCYVLNSRQSGKSSLRVRTMQRLRDDGIKCAAVDLSAGGIQNVPPEQWYADLIDTLIDSFGLNLDFGDWWKANQLNSLVTRFRKFLEEVLLVEVQEDIVIFIDEIDSVLSLNFPTDDFFALIRACYNKRVDNPDYNRLTFCLLGVASPSNLIEDKQRTPFNIGQAVSLKGFQLNESEPLEKGLRGKFSNTQAIMQEILQWTGGQPFLTQKLCQFMVEESIQEHPCSVEQAVRSRILENWESQDEPEHLRTIQARILRDEQKAGYLLEVYQQVRFSEAKSLVTADDTLEQSELQLSGLVIRQQGKLKVYNQIYYEIFDYNWIENQLNNLRPYSENFRFWVASRSTDHSRLLRGKALQEAEEWARDKNLSYQDKQFLAASKEREIHEEIAAQEQKAALEREREEIAAKEQEADLEIERKEREAAEERNQLLREANKKAQRRISIGVVVLIVTVVGAAILGVSARNKQINETKEEVSSVQELNKLAGEIQSKENSNSKEITINFNEALRLSALSFGVKNHQLRQALVFATRSQANQQLKNLQLAQEEIKQSKNFLDEAKNDHQILNSSPGLQIQVFFYKSQGDLLAQSKQNQKAIESYSQAFNILKKHPNQTDFTKDNQLLTGENIESVYRSLIKLNPQDKEVETSLRDHLYAQLENFLKTKNWSDADKQTYILMLNIAQREEQGYLNYEDINRFSCPDLQKIDKLWVNADKRFGFSVQKEIWIKTGNRLNIKLGDWTDKDYDNYLQFARAVGWYDNELEDTTSHSRGGWVSYDLIIKRIQEDSMYGRGGLPSSRTAALGGAGAERRASGPGERARALDSDSSFFSRVATCKL; this is translated from the coding sequence GTGGTTGACCAATACATATTCTCTGGAAGTCTACCTGAAAATGCCAGCACCTACGTCATACGAGAAGCTGATGCACAGTTATATGAAGGGCTGAAAGCGGGGAAGTTTTGTTATGTACTGAATTCGCGCCAGAGTGGTAAGTCTAGCCTACGTGTGCGAACCATGCAGCGATTAAGAGATGATGGCATAAAGTGTGCAGCCGTTGACCTTTCTGCTGGAGGTATTCAGAATGTCCCTCCCGAACAATGGTATGCAGACTTAATTGACACGCTCATTGACAGTTTTGGATTAAATTTAGATTTTGGTGATTGGTGGAAGGCGAATCAGTTAAATTCGCTAGTTACAAGATTTCGCAAGTTTTTGGAAGAAGTACTACTTGTTGAAGTTCAAGAAGATATCGTTATTTTTATTGATGAAATTGATAGCGTACTCAGTCTGAATTTTCCCACAGATGACTTTTTTGCATTAATTCGTGCTTGTTACAACAAGCGTGTAGATAATCCTGATTATAATCGCCTCACATTTTGTTTGCTGGGAGTAGCATCACCTAGTAATTTAATTGAAGATAAACAGCGCACTCCGTTTAACATTGGTCAGGCAGTCTCTCTCAAAGGCTTTCAACTAAATGAATCTGAACCATTAGAAAAAGGGTTGCGCGGTAAATTCAGTAATACTCAGGCCATAATGCAGGAGATTTTGCAGTGGACTGGGGGGCAACCATTTCTAACTCAAAAATTATGTCAGTTTATGGTTGAGGAGTCAATACAAGAACATCCCTGTTCAGTAGAGCAAGCTGTTAGATCGCGGATTCTCGAAAACTGGGAATCACAGGATGAACCTGAACATTTACGAACGATTCAAGCTAGAATTTTGCGAGATGAGCAGAAGGCAGGTTACTTATTAGAAGTATATCAGCAAGTGAGGTTCAGTGAAGCAAAATCACTTGTAACAGCAGATGATACATTAGAGCAAAGTGAGTTACAACTTTCAGGTTTAGTTATTAGACAGCAAGGTAAACTGAAAGTTTATAATCAAATTTATTATGAAATCTTTGATTATAATTGGATTGAAAATCAATTAAACAATCTGCGTCCTTATTCTGAGAATTTTCGGTTCTGGGTGGCTTCTAGAAGTACTGATCATTCCCGACTCCTGCGAGGAAAGGCATTACAAGAAGCTGAAGAATGGGCAAGGGATAAAAATTTAAGTTATCAGGATAAGCAGTTTTTAGCAGCTAGTAAAGAGAGGGAGATCCACGAAGAGATTGCTGCTCAAGAACAAAAAGCAGCTTTGGAAAGAGAAAGGGAAGAGATTGCCGCTAAAGAACAAGAAGCAGATTTAGAAATAGAAAGAAAAGAGAGGGAGGCAGCAGAAGAAAGAAATCAATTACTTCGTGAAGCGAATAAGAAAGCTCAACGGCGAATTAGTATTGGGGTTGTTGTTTTAATTGTAACTGTGGTAGGAGCAGCAATTTTAGGTGTATCAGCACGTAATAAGCAAATTAATGAAACTAAAGAAGAAGTCTCATCTGTTCAGGAATTAAATAAACTAGCTGGAGAAATACAAAGCAAGGAAAACTCTAATTCAAAAGAGATTACGATTAATTTTAATGAAGCTTTAAGGCTATCTGCTTTATCTTTTGGTGTTAAGAATCACCAACTTAGACAAGCATTAGTCTTTGCTACTAGGTCACAAGCAAATCAACAACTAAAAAATCTACAATTAGCACAGGAAGAAATTAAGCAAAGTAAAAATTTCTTGGATGAAGCTAAAAATGATCATCAAATTTTAAATTCTAGCCCAGGATTACAAATTCAAGTATTCTTCTATAAGAGTCAAGGTGATTTACTAGCTCAGTCTAAACAAAATCAAAAAGCTATAGAATCTTACAGTCAAGCATTTAATATATTAAAAAAACATCCAAATCAAACTGATTTTACTAAAGACAATCAGTTGCTCACAGGCGAAAATATTGAATCAGTTTATCGAAGTTTAATTAAGCTAAACCCCCAAGATAAAGAGGTTGAAACATCGCTGAGAGATCACTTATATGCTCAACTTGAAAATTTTCTGAAGACTAAAAATTGGTCAGATGCTGATAAGCAAACATATATTCTCATGCTCAATATTGCTCAAAGAGAAGAACAAGGATATTTAAATTATGAGGACATCAATAGATTTTCTTGTCCAGACCTGCAAAAAATAGACAAGCTTTGGGTCAATGCAGACAAACGTTTTGGCTTTAGTGTGCAGAAGGAAATATGGATTAAGACTGGGAATAGACTAAATATAAAACTAGGAGACTGGACTGACAAAGATTATGATAATTATTTACAATTTGCCAGGGCAGTTGGATGGTATGATAACGAACTAGAGGACACTACAAGTCACTCCAGAGGTGGTTGGGTGAGCTATGACTTGATAATAAAGCGTATACAAGAAGACTCCATGTACGGTAGGGGAGGACTACCATCATCTAGAACGGCGGCCTTAGGGGGAGCGGGAGCGGAGCGGCGAGCGAGCGGGCCAGGGGAGCGGGCCCGGGCCTTAGACAGCGACAGCAGCTTTTTCTCTCGCGTTGCGACTTGTAAATTGTAA
- a CDS encoding AAA-like domain-containing protein — translation MRLKAPQKMGKTLLLEKILSHARQHGYQTAKLDLKLADIETLINLKTFLQWLCIDVADSLELEPQLEKHWQEVFGLNKNCTRYFQKYLLSLTDTPLVLAIDNFERLFEYPEIFPQFCLLLRGWYEAAKQGDKIGNIWKKLRLVVVHSTESYPSLDSNHSPFNVGLAIDLPEFNLQQVTNLVKQNELSLGEQDLTELMELLGGHPYLVQSAITHLKSQQVTLEELLRLAPTEQGIFSDHLRQQLWHLQHNPQLEIGYKKVVMTNAPVRLDTEVAFKLHSLGLVKLFSNDCVPGCELYRKYFSTRLE, via the coding sequence ATTCGTCTCAAAGCTCCCCAAAAGATGGGTAAAACACTCTTGTTAGAAAAAATACTTTCTCATGCAAGACAGCACGGTTATCAAACAGCAAAGCTAGATTTGAAGCTGGCTGATATCGAGACTCTGATTAACTTAAAAACATTCTTACAATGGTTGTGTATTGATGTTGCTGACAGCCTAGAATTAGAACCGCAACTAGAGAAACATTGGCAAGAGGTTTTTGGGCTGAATAAAAACTGTACTCGCTATTTTCAAAAATATTTATTATCACTTACTGATACTCCCTTAGTTTTAGCTATAGATAACTTTGAGAGACTGTTTGAATATCCAGAAATTTTTCCTCAATTCTGCCTATTACTGCGGGGATGGTATGAGGCAGCGAAACAAGGAGACAAGATTGGTAATATCTGGAAGAAACTGCGGTTAGTTGTGGTTCATTCCACTGAATCTTATCCTTCCTTAGACAGTAATCATTCCCCGTTTAATGTGGGATTGGCGATTGACTTACCTGAATTTAATCTGCAACAAGTAACAAACCTCGTCAAGCAGAATGAGTTAAGCCTGGGGGAACAGGACTTAACCGAGTTGATGGAGTTGCTAGGGGGACATCCTTACTTGGTACAGTCAGCGATAACCCACCTCAAAAGCCAACAAGTGACCTTAGAAGAACTCTTGAGACTTGCACCAACAGAGCAAGGAATCTTCAGTGACCACTTGCGACAACAACTGTGGCATTTACAACATAATCCTCAGCTTGAAATAGGGTATAAAAAAGTAGTGATGACAAATGCACCCGTGAGGTTAGATACTGAAGTTGCCTTTAAGTTGCATAGCTTGGGATTAGTAAAACTTTTTAGTAATGATTGTGTTCCTGGTTGTGAGTTGTATCGTAAGTACTTCTCAACTCGTTTGGAGTAG
- a CDS encoding CHAT domain-containing protein has protein sequence MNTDSIQKILLLAANPIGSQYLRLGEEMREIQEGLKRSRNRERYSIATAQAVRYRDIHRAILEHEPQIIHFSGHGAGEEGLVFEDETGAAKLVNAEAMAGLFQLFSGQVECVVLNACYSQYQAEEIARHINYVVGMSQAIGDKAAIEFAVGFYDALGASKGYEFAYKLGCNLIRVAGIAENLTPQLVISKNRKLLNEPNKIFESTAPKLDTNTIYIERPPIEEKCYKAIV, from the coding sequence ATGAATACTGATTCTATTCAGAAAATTCTCCTGCTAGCAGCCAATCCCATCGGCAGCCAATATCTGCGTCTAGGCGAGGAGATGCGGGAGATTCAGGAGGGGCTAAAAAGGTCAAGAAATCGAGAGCGGTATTCCATAGCCACAGCCCAAGCAGTACGATACCGGGATATCCACAGAGCGATACTAGAACATGAACCGCAGATTATTCATTTTTCCGGGCATGGGGCAGGAGAAGAAGGTTTAGTGTTTGAGGATGAAACGGGAGCAGCGAAATTAGTAAATGCAGAAGCTATGGCCGGATTATTCCAACTGTTTTCAGGGCAAGTGGAGTGTGTAGTTCTCAATGCTTGCTACTCTCAATACCAAGCCGAAGAGATAGCACGACATATTAATTATGTCGTAGGCATGAGCCAAGCGATAGGCGATAAAGCAGCAATTGAATTTGCGGTGGGTTTTTATGATGCGTTGGGTGCAAGCAAGGGTTACGAATTTGCTTATAAATTAGGTTGTAATCTAATTCGTGTAGCGGGGATAGCTGAAAACCTAACACCTCAACTTGTAATCTCCAAAAATCGAAAATTATTAAATGAACCAAACAAAATATTTGAAAGTACAGCGCCCAAATTAGACACAAACACAATATATATTGAACGACCCCCGATTGAGGAGAAATGCTATAAAGCAATTGTGTAG
- a CDS encoding IS4 family transposase, translating to MLPEFYETNLKRELGRAEYLLLKILINLLQSIKTVSIEALATALPIPIFFESRRKKIQRFLSLNYINVEEIWFPIIKSWLEIYFPLNEVIYLVIDRTNWGCINLLMISVVWDKRSIPIYFNLLDKLGSSNFDEQEAVFKKALPLFNNYKTVVLGDREFCSIKLANWLTEQKVYFCLRLKKDAFIEIEPEIWLQLRDSGLAPGLSFFYQGVKYTKSTGFISFNLASKWKRKRFGVAPEEGWFILTNLDSLDSAIKAYKQRFDIEEMFRDFKSGGYNLEDTNVLGQRLISLILLISLAYTAATISGQKIKRMGVQKYVGRIKESGRTIRRHSSFYVGLYGETALREGFPPQATANPKGSNWVDFMENSYELVVELMTLAPNKRKYYQQGERAMRLILSAS from the coding sequence ATGTTACCAGAATTCTACGAGACAAATCTCAAGCGAGAATTGGGACGTGCGGAATATTTATTACTAAAAATCCTGATAAATTTACTACAATCTATTAAAACTGTTAGCATCGAAGCACTGGCTACTGCTTTACCTATCCCCATCTTTTTTGAAAGTAGAAGAAAGAAAATCCAAAGATTTTTGTCTTTAAATTACATCAACGTTGAAGAAATTTGGTTCCCAATTATTAAAAGCTGGTTAGAAATATATTTCCCCTTAAATGAAGTTATTTATTTAGTAATTGACCGGACTAACTGGGGGTGTATTAATCTGTTAATGATTAGTGTGGTTTGGGATAAAAGGTCTATCCCAATATATTTTAATCTATTAGACAAATTGGGTTCAAGCAATTTTGATGAACAAGAAGCAGTATTCAAAAAAGCATTGCCGCTTTTTAATAATTATAAAACTGTCGTGTTAGGAGACCGCGAATTTTGTTCGATAAAGCTGGCTAACTGGCTGACAGAGCAGAAAGTATATTTCTGTTTGCGCTTAAAAAAAGATGCATTTATAGAAATAGAACCGGAAATTTGGCTGCAATTAAGAGATTCAGGTTTAGCACCTGGACTTTCTTTCTTTTATCAAGGTGTTAAATATACAAAGTCTACAGGATTTATTAGCTTTAATCTTGCTAGTAAATGGAAACGTAAACGTTTTGGAGTTGCGCCGGAGGAAGGCTGGTTTATCCTAACTAATTTAGATAGCTTAGATTCGGCTATTAAGGCTTATAAACAACGTTTTGATATTGAAGAGATGTTTAGAGATTTTAAGAGCGGTGGGTATAACTTGGAAGATACTAATGTATTAGGTCAACGCTTAATTTCTCTAATACTATTAATCTCACTTGCATATACGGCTGCAACTATATCTGGTCAAAAAATTAAACGTATGGGTGTTCAAAAATATGTCGGTCGAATTAAAGAATCAGGGCGGACAATTCGCCGTCATAGCAGTTTTTATGTTGGATTATATGGTGAGACAGCGCTGCGGGAGGGTTTCCCTCCGCAGGCGACTGCGAACCCGAAGGGGTCTAACTGGGTCGATTTCATGGAAAATTCTTATGAATTGGTGGTTGAGTTAATGACACTAGCTCCTAATAAGCGTAAGTATTATCAACAAGGAGAAAGGGCTATGAGGCTTATTTTATCTGCATCCTAG
- a CDS encoding RpoD/SigA family RNA polymerase sigma factor, with product MSRFNLANFPWQTTSATPDLVRSYLKEIARYPLLTSEQEISYARLVQQMMAIEQQRQVLALQLNRQLTARELAAALGKTEAEVESIFHQGERAKQKMVTANLRLVVSVAKKYQNRNLEFLDLIQEGTLGLYRSVEKFDPNKGYKLSTYAYWWVKQAITRAIGEKSRTIRLPIHVVEKLNSLKKVQRELSQLNGHQPTIAEIAEALKVKPETIREYLQISKQPVSLEMRVGDSQDTELLEILPDESISPDEQVDIDFMRQNLKDLLASLPPIQREILTLRFGLENDHQLSLTQIGERLNLSRERIRQLEHKALTILRRQQSDIKEYLN from the coding sequence ATATCCAGATTTAACTTAGCAAATTTCCCTTGGCAGACTACTAGTGCAACTCCCGATTTAGTTCGCTCGTATTTAAAAGAAATCGCTCGCTATCCTCTGCTGACTTCTGAGCAGGAAATCTCCTACGCTAGGCTTGTGCAACAGATGATGGCAATTGAACAGCAGCGGCAAGTTTTAGCACTTCAACTTAACCGACAACTAACTGCAAGAGAATTAGCAGCGGCTCTAGGTAAAACTGAAGCCGAAGTGGAGTCAATTTTTCATCAAGGGGAACGTGCGAAGCAGAAAATGGTGACTGCTAATCTCCGGCTGGTAGTTTCTGTTGCTAAAAAGTACCAGAATCGTAATTTGGAATTTCTTGATCTTATTCAAGAAGGTACACTCGGTTTATACCGTAGCGTTGAGAAGTTTGACCCTAACAAAGGTTACAAACTTTCAACTTATGCCTATTGGTGGGTAAAACAAGCAATTACTAGAGCAATAGGTGAAAAGTCTCGCACTATTCGCCTTCCGATTCATGTGGTCGAGAAACTAAACTCTCTTAAAAAAGTACAGCGGGAACTATCACAATTGAATGGCCACCAGCCGACTATAGCAGAAATTGCTGAAGCCTTGAAAGTCAAGCCAGAAACAATACGAGAGTATCTTCAAATATCGAAACAGCCTGTATCTTTAGAAATGCGTGTGGGAGATAGTCAAGATACTGAACTGCTCGAAATCTTGCCTGACGAAAGTATTTCTCCTGACGAGCAAGTGGACATCGACTTTATGCGTCAGAATCTCAAAGACTTGCTAGCATCGCTGCCCCCAATACAACGAGAAATATTAACTCTACGTTTCGGGTTAGAGAATGACCATCAACTGAGCTTAACTCAGATCGGAGAACGGCTTAACCTGAGTCGGGAACGAATTCGGCAGCTTGAACATAAAGCACTTACTATTCTTCGTCGTCAACAAAGTGATATTAAGGAGTATCTTAATTAA
- a CDS encoding GNAT family N-acetyltransferase encodes MRVLETERLVLRRLTVEDSEFILEILNDPLWLRFIGDKGVRTLDDAREYILKNPVAMYERLGFGLYLVELKEKSASIGICGLIKRASLEDVDVGFAFLPKFRGKGYAYESASAVIMYGRKTFGLSRIVAITTPDNHASAKLLEKLGLSFERMIKLSDDSKSVSLFISDV; translated from the coding sequence ATGAGAGTTCTTGAAACAGAGCGTTTAGTTCTTCGTCGGCTGACAGTTGAAGATAGCGAGTTTATTCTTGAGATATTAAATGACCCTTTGTGGTTGCGCTTTATTGGTGATAAAGGTGTGAGAACCCTTGATGATGCTCGTGAATATATTTTGAAGAATCCGGTTGCTATGTATGAGCGTCTTGGCTTCGGGCTGTATTTGGTTGAGCTAAAGGAGAAGAGCGCCTCGATTGGAATTTGCGGTTTAATAAAAAGAGCTTCCTTGGAGGATGTGGATGTTGGGTTTGCCTTTCTTCCTAAGTTTCGGGGAAAAGGATACGCTTATGAATCTGCTTCTGCTGTCATAATGTATGGGAGAAAAACCTTCGGCTTAAGTCGTATTGTAGCTATCACTACACCGGACAATCATGCTTCAGCAAAGCTGCTCGAAAAACTAGGACTAAGCTTTGAGCGAATGATTAAACTATCTGATGATAGTAAAAGTGTTAGTTTGTTCATTTCTGATGTTTAA
- a CDS encoding HNH endonuclease, which yields MSRSCYPSNWKQIATAVKNASSWQCSRCGRVCLRPDEKPLELTLSQRRVYNLQVHDWNMNPEDNRLENLASLCSSCLYYHRGRKGNVSSGH from the coding sequence ATGAGCCGAAGCTGCTATCCATCTAACTGGAAACAAATTGCTACTGCTGTAAAAAATGCCTCCTCGTGGCAGTGTTCTAGATGCGGTCGAGTCTGTCTGCGCCCAGATGAAAAGCCATTGGAATTGACTTTGAGTCAGCGTCGGGTTTATAACCTCCAGGTTCATGACTGGAATATGAATCCTGAAGATAACCGCTTAGAAAATCTTGCTTCGTTATGTAGCAGCTGCCTGTACTACCATCGCGGACGTAAAGGGAATGTTTCATCTGGTCATTAG
- a CDS encoding NCS2 family permease encodes MKLFKSKFILTTSVPQFFKFEQLATTYRTEVLAGVTTFMTMAYILVVNPTILSNAIFIAQPGDLFNQLVTTTAISSAFATALMGLLSNYPFAVAPAMGLNAFFAFSVVLDLKMNWRLALTSVLIQSLIFIGLILSNIHIQIIKAIPASLKYATVAGIGLFIAYIGLSGVPEPPTLGAGIIVASKTTLTSIGSFRQPATLLSAFGLLLTATLVARHIKGAILWGIFATALLGWILNIAPWPEKIIALPEWPQSLTSQAFTGLSYLTPKQIWNFVSVTLTFLFVTSFDTIGALTGLGQQAGYINKNGELPHATKSLLAAAMGITFGALMGTSPSATYLESASGISEGGRSGFTSMVVAGLFLLSVLFTPLFAAVPNFATAPALIMVGFLMISSVQNINWNDPAEAIAAFLILLTMPLTYSIAEALAIGLIIYPLIKISQGLAQQVNKTVYFLAAISVFHFLLKS; translated from the coding sequence ATGAAATTATTTAAGTCCAAATTTATCTTAACTACCTCAGTTCCTCAATTTTTTAAGTTTGAACAATTAGCTACTACTTACCGAACAGAGGTTCTAGCAGGTGTCACAACGTTTATGACTATGGCTTATATTTTGGTTGTGAATCCCACAATCTTATCAAATGCTATATTTATCGCTCAGCCCGGTGATTTGTTCAATCAGCTTGTGACTACTACAGCCATTTCTTCGGCGTTCGCAACTGCCCTTATGGGACTGTTGTCTAATTATCCCTTTGCCGTTGCTCCCGCAATGGGTTTAAATGCTTTTTTTGCTTTCTCAGTTGTGTTGGACTTGAAGATGAACTGGCGCTTGGCGCTAACATCTGTCCTCATCCAAAGCTTAATTTTCATCGGCTTAATTCTATCCAATATCCATATCCAAATTATCAAAGCGATTCCAGCTTCCCTCAAATATGCCACTGTAGCGGGCATTGGTTTGTTCATTGCCTATATTGGTCTTTCTGGTGTTCCTGAACCTCCCACTCTAGGAGCAGGTATTATTGTTGCTAGTAAAACGACCTTGACAAGTATTGGCTCCTTCAGGCAACCAGCTACTTTACTCTCAGCTTTTGGTTTATTGCTTACCGCTACTTTGGTAGCACGCCATATTAAAGGAGCGATATTATGGGGTATCTTCGCTACAGCGCTGTTAGGTTGGATACTAAATATTGCTCCCTGGCCTGAAAAAATTATTGCCCTACCTGAATGGCCACAAAGTTTGACGAGCCAAGCATTCACTGGCTTGAGCTACCTGACACCGAAGCAAATTTGGAACTTTGTATCTGTGACACTTACCTTTTTATTTGTAACTTCTTTCGACACTATTGGCGCACTGACTGGTTTGGGACAACAGGCTGGTTACATTAATAAAAATGGTGAATTGCCTCACGCTACCAAGTCTTTGTTAGCGGCTGCTATGGGCATAACCTTTGGGGCATTGATGGGTACTTCCCCTAGTGCGACCTATCTAGAATCTGCCTCTGGCATCTCCGAGGGTGGACGGAGTGGTTTCACATCTATGGTAGTAGCAGGCCTGTTTCTGCTTTCTGTGTTATTTACTCCCTTATTTGCAGCAGTGCCTAATTTTGCAACAGCTCCTGCATTGATTATGGTGGGTTTTTTGATGATAAGTAGCGTGCAAAACATTAATTGGAATGATCCAGCAGAAGCAATTGCCGCATTCCTAATTCTTCTAACTATGCCCCTCACTTACTCGATTGCAGAGGCATTAGCAATTGGTTTGATTATTTACCCTTTGATTAAAATTTCACAAGGACTGGCTCAGCAAGTGAATAAGACTGTATATTTTCTAGCAGCTATCTCTGTGTTTCACTTCCTACTAAAGAGTTAA